The following coding sequences lie in one Brevibacterium marinum genomic window:
- a CDS encoding TIGR04282 family arsenosugar biosynthesis glycosyltransferase codes for MSAAPTMLVVAKAPIAGQAKTRLAATVGDHAAARIAAASLLDTLDVVEGLGWPVVIAMAGDLDEAAEADELASACGRHRVIAQRGDTFAARLAAAHHDADSGHGVVQIGMDTPQVTTESLQTAAAALECYDAALGPAEDGGWWVLAVRAPGWASCLATVEMSRPDTGLRTKEALVRGGARVASVPIMTDVDVWEDAHAVASLIPHSRFAAEVARAAELERGHAQQIGSQP; via the coding sequence ATGAGCGCAGCACCGACGATGCTGGTGGTCGCCAAGGCACCGATTGCGGGCCAAGCCAAAACTCGATTGGCCGCAACTGTCGGGGATCACGCGGCAGCACGGATCGCCGCCGCGTCGCTGCTTGACACCCTCGACGTGGTGGAGGGTCTCGGATGGCCGGTGGTCATCGCGATGGCCGGTGACCTCGACGAGGCAGCAGAAGCAGACGAGCTTGCCTCGGCGTGTGGCAGGCACCGCGTCATCGCCCAGCGCGGAGACACCTTCGCGGCCCGGCTGGCTGCAGCCCACCACGATGCCGATTCCGGCCACGGCGTCGTCCAGATCGGCATGGACACGCCCCAAGTCACCACGGAGAGTCTGCAGACGGCGGCAGCGGCATTGGAATGCTATGACGCCGCTCTCGGTCCGGCTGAGGACGGAGGTTGGTGGGTATTGGCAGTGCGCGCTCCCGGTTGGGCATCCTGCCTGGCCACGGTGGAGATGTCGAGACCTGATACCGGTTTGCGAACCAAAGAGGCACTCGTCCGCGGCGGTGCCCGGGTCGCCTCCGTTCCGATCATGACCGATGTCGACGTCTGGGAAGACGCACACGCGGTCGCATCCCTGATTCCCCACAGCCGCTTCGCTGCCGAGGTCGCTCGGGCGGCC
- a CDS encoding glycosyltransferase family 2 protein gives MDDPLAREPLACTVVIPCRDEALALPGVFRTIPDGMDVIVVDNGSADGTADVARDLGAEVVYEDVAGYGAAVHAGIVAATAPLVAVLDGDGSMDPADLPELVSVVSRGTATMAIGRRRPEGNGVWPWHARAGTAVLAWWIRRSSGFGVHDLAPMRVCRKDDLLALDVTDRRFGYPLELMIKASQAGWTVHEKDIVYRRRTRGTKSKVSGTLLGTWRTITDFARVLT, from the coding sequence ATGGATGATCCTCTCGCACGTGAGCCGCTTGCCTGCACTGTGGTGATTCCGTGCCGCGACGAGGCACTGGCATTGCCCGGCGTCTTCAGAACCATCCCCGATGGTATGGACGTGATCGTCGTGGACAACGGTTCGGCCGATGGCACGGCCGACGTCGCCCGCGACCTGGGCGCCGAAGTGGTGTACGAGGATGTTGCCGGTTACGGCGCTGCGGTGCACGCCGGGATCGTCGCGGCCACGGCACCCTTGGTGGCAGTGCTTGACGGCGATGGTTCGATGGACCCTGCCGACCTGCCAGAGCTGGTTTCGGTCGTGAGCAGGGGGACCGCCACGATGGCGATCGGGCGCCGCAGACCAGAGGGAAACGGCGTCTGGCCCTGGCATGCTCGGGCCGGAACGGCCGTCCTGGCCTGGTGGATTCGACGCAGCAGCGGCTTCGGTGTGCATGATCTGGCTCCGATGCGGGTCTGTCGCAAAGACGATCTTCTGGCACTGGATGTCACCGACCGTCGGTTCGGCTATCCGCTTGAGCTGATGATCAAAGCCTCGCAGGCGGGCTGGACCGTGCACGAGAAGGACATCGTCTATCGCAGGCGCACTCGCGGGACGAAGTCCAAGGTCTCCGGGACGTTGCTGGGAACGTGGCGGACCATCACCGATTTCGCTCGGGTGCTGACATGA